A part of Desulfobacterales bacterium genomic DNA contains:
- a CDS encoding FliA/WhiG family RNA polymerase sigma factor, which yields MNEKSIKPELHKKSKNINSKERENLILKYAYLVKYIAGRIATRVPKSVGFDELLSAGSLGLIDAIDKYDPEKNVTIKTYAEYRIKGAILDELRSMDWYSRSDRKKIHEIENASLAIESRTGKQAEDYEIAKELGIDIENYFKTLGDIHSAALLSLDEYIKNDPDTKQTFKDKILSKSNPDEVLEYREIKNILADTINKLSHKEKLVISLYYYEELTLKEIGNILDLTESRISQLHTKSILKLKARLKAYFQNEL from the coding sequence ATGAATGAAAAATCAATAAAACCGGAGTTACATAAAAAGAGCAAAAATATTAATTCCAAAGAACGGGAAAATTTAATTCTAAAATATGCGTATCTCGTAAAATATATTGCAGGTAGGATTGCTACAAGGGTGCCAAAAAGCGTAGGCTTTGACGAACTTCTTAGCGCTGGAAGTCTGGGATTAATTGACGCAATTGACAAATATGACCCTGAAAAAAATGTAACAATTAAAACATATGCTGAATATAGAATTAAAGGGGCTATTTTAGATGAGCTTAGGAGTATGGATTGGTATTCTCGAAGTGATAGAAAAAAAATTCATGAAATAGAAAATGCATCCCTTGCAATTGAATCAAGGACGGGTAAACAAGCTGAGGATTATGAAATAGCTAAAGAACTTGGCATAGATATTGAAAACTATTTTAAAACATTAGGAGACATACATAGTGCAGCTCTTTTAAGTCTGGATGAATATATTAAAAATGATCCTGATACAAAACAAACATTCAAGGATAAAATTTTAAGCAAAAGCAATCCAGATGAGGTTCTCGAATATCGAGAGATAAAAAATATTTTAGCGGATACAATAAATAAGCTTAGTCATAAAGAAAAACTCGTTATTTCGCTTTATTATTATGAAGAATTAACTTTAAAAGAGATAGGAAATATTTTGGATCTTACAGAATCGAGAATAAGTCAACTTCATACAAAATCGATATTAAAGCTAAAGGCCAGGCTAAAAGCATATTTTCAAAATGAATTGTGA
- a CDS encoding MinD/ParA family protein, with the protein MEKASPRVISITSGKGGVGKTNITANLAIAFARIGKKVLILDGDLGLANIDIILGINSKYNISHVVNGEKELSEIIAEGPEGIKLIPAGSGFMNLTNLTEGQKLNLLTEFESLDDNFDIFLIDTGAGISPNVIYFNIAAEECLIIVTPEPTSITDAYALMKVMHNHHGAKYFKLLLNMVKNESEAKFVYVNLSQVVDRFLKGVLIEYVGFIPTDKMIQKSVIKRKTVIELFPDAPSSQKFHLIAQELLKFPVRNDYDGNIKFFLNKFLNYSKS; encoded by the coding sequence TATAGCTTTTGCTCGGATAGGAAAAAAAGTCCTTATACTTGACGGAGACCTTGGATTAGCTAATATCGATATAATTCTTGGCATAAATTCTAAATATAATATAAGTCACGTTGTAAATGGGGAAAAAGAATTATCAGAAATTATAGCAGAAGGGCCTGAAGGAATTAAGCTTATTCCTGCTGGTTCAGGTTTTATGAATCTTACTAATTTAACTGAAGGCCAAAAATTAAATCTTCTAACTGAATTCGAATCTCTTGACGATAACTTTGATATATTTTTAATTGATACAGGAGCAGGAATTTCTCCAAATGTAATTTATTTTAACATAGCTGCAGAAGAATGCTTGATAATCGTAACTCCAGAGCCAACTTCTATAACGGATGCTTATGCCCTTATGAAAGTTATGCATAATCATCATGGAGCAAAGTACTTTAAACTTTTATTGAATATGGTAAAAAATGAATCAGAAGCAAAATTTGTTTATGTTAATTTAAGTCAAGTTGTGGATCGTTTTTTGAAAGGCGTTTTAATTGAATATGTTGGTTTTATTCCGACTGATAAAATGATACAAAAATCTGTAATTAAAAGAAAAACAGTTATTGAACTTTTTCCAGATGCCCCTTCGAGCCAAAAATTTCATTTAATTGCTCAGGAGCTTTTAAAATTTCCAGTTAGAAATGATTATGATGGAAATATTAAATTTTTTCTAAATAAATTTTTGAATTATAGTAAATCTTAA